A genomic stretch from Psilocybe cubensis strain MGC-MH-2018 chromosome 1, whole genome shotgun sequence includes:
- a CDS encoding putative tubulin--tyrosine ligase PBY1: protein MSSINALVSWPAAPLTDSLVRKALDQLSLTISFVDKAQAKSVTPLLQWCTYDDMDHELMHFNRKTVLSSSYTFRKALIRKHFLSRIIHSYTTKNPTSILKNSVPRTFEIEISFADELDELWTDELWELGAELDNGKSWWILKPGMADRGSGIRVFHSKEGLQEIFEEFEEQSDEENEDGDGNTQRETSVVTSQLRHFVVQEYIDTPLLFDPTETTKQNPKIDELVGRKFHLRVYCVAKADIELYVYDRILALFSSVPYTSLSARDGGDEGADIDLRPHLTNTSLQTELGESNVRLLDELENCHIISGEENVKFTTSDIKSLRADVAEVLGDVFKAALQNPVHFQALPNAFELYGVDFVVSHEPSNPDKKLHVKLLEINAEPAIELTGPRLTWFLEDLFKRIGQVCVEPFIVHKEEGAKSWHVGETKYNFIKCLDENIRAMGSN, encoded by the exons ATGTCCAGCATCAATGCCTTAGTTTCATGGCCAGCCGCTCCCTTAACAGATTCTCTCGTACGCAAGGCTCTCGATCAGCTCTCCCTTACAATATCTTTTGTCGACAAAGCACAGGCTAAATCAGTGACACCATTACTGCAATGGTGCACCTACGATGACATGGACCACGAGCTCATGCATTTCAATCGCAAAACCGTTCTATCGTCTAGTTACACTTTCAGGAAAGCTCTGATTCGGAAACACTTTTTGTCTCGCATTATACACTCATATACGACCAAGAACCCTACGTCTATTTTGAAAAATTCGGTTCCTAGAACGTTTGAAATCGAGATCTCATTTGCGGACGAGCTGGATGAATTATGGACAGACGAACTCTGGGAGCTTGGCGCTGAGCTGGACAACGGTAAATCGTGGTGGATTTTGAAACC AGGTATGGCAGATAGAGGGTCTGGGATCAGAGTGTTTCATAGCAAAGAAGGTTTACAAGAGATCTTTGAAGAGTTTGAGGAGCAGAgcgatgaagaaaatgaagatgGAGACGGGAATACGCAAAGAGAAACATCCGTTGTAACCTCGCAACTCCGACATTTCGTGGTACAG GAGTATATCGATACCCCGTTGCTTTTTGACCCAACGGAAACCACTAAACAAAATCCGAAAATCGACGAACTCGTTGGGCGCAAA TTTCATCTTCGTGTATATTGCGTTGCTAAAGCAGACATAGAGCTATATGTTTATGATCGAATACTGGCTCTGTTTTCTTCTGTTCCGTACACCTCTCTCTCTGCTAGAGACGGAGGGGACGAAGGTGCAGATATTGATCTCCGACCACATCTTACCAATACCTCGCTCCAGACGGAGCTAGGAGAAAGTAATGTAAGGCTGTTAGACGAGTTGGAAAACTGCCACATTATATCGGGGGAAGAAAATGTCAAGTTCACAACCTCTGATATCAAATCTCTGCGGGCCGATGTAGCTGAAGTTCTCGGCGACGTGTTCAAAGCCGCACTTCAAAACCCTGTCCATTTCCAG GCACTCCCGAATGCTTTTGAGCTCTATGGAGTCGATTTTGTGGTTAGCCATGAACCGTCCAATCCCGACAAAAAGCTTCACGTTAAACTCTTGGAAATAAATGCCGAACCAGCAATTGAGCTTACGGGCCCTCGGTTAACCTGGTTCTTAGAAGATCTTTTCAAAAGAATTGGGCAGGTGTGTGTGGAACCATTTATCGTCCACAAGGAAGAAGGGGCCAAGTCATGGCATGTGGGTGAAACCAAATACAATTTCATCAAGTGTTTGGATGAAAATATACGGGCAATGGGTTCAAACTAA